The sequence TTATTGTGCAGTCAGGGGCCTTGGTATCCTTGATCAGAGAAACTCCAGGAGAAGCAGTTTTAGAGCAGGAACCCTTTGTGCTGGAACTGGAAAGCCTGAAGCTGGAAGGGAGCCTTCCCCTGATTCATGGAGATGCTGAAAAAAAATGGCGGCCCGGTCAATTCAGGGAAAAGCATATTCTTGCAGCCTGGCTTCATTTTCTTGTGCGCCGGGCCATGGGCATGGAGCTGGATCTCTATCTGGTGGGCGAGAAGGAAAAGGAGAAAGGAAAACCCAAAGGCTTGGACTGTAAGGTGTTTATGGCTTCTGAACTTTCAAGGCATGATGCCATGAATCATCTTGAATATCTGACGGGTTTATACATAAACAGCCATTCAAGACCATTGGCCTTTTTTCCTGCTGTTTCTAAAGTGTGGATAAATGAAGTTTCAAAAAAGACAATTCCTGAAAATCTGGAAGAAACACTTCAGGAGGCATGGGAAGGTGGAGGTTTTAATGGTCATGCCAAGTCCACTGCCGCAGATCTGATCCTCTGGCGGGGACGCAATCCCTTTGAAGATCCCTTTGCAGAAACTGCAGAGGCCATCTGGCTGCCCATCCTTGAGCTGCTGAAGGAGAATAAGTCATGATACCCACATGCTGTGGCTTTATGTAGTCCGTATTGATTATAATGCCAAAGACTACTGGTCTTGTCAGTGGGTTTGGGCTGTTTCTGTGATAATGCCTGAATACGAAGTGAGTCGGATTTATTTATTCGGGAGGAAATAATGAAGCCTTATATTGAAGATTTAAAGAAGTTGAAGCATAAGCTCATAAATGAAAGTGATTTTAGTATAATTGCAAATTATTTTATGGATATTGTGGAACAGCATCCAATAATATCGAATGCTAAAATTGTTAAGAATAAAAGTTTGATGAATGTTGTTATGGCTGTCGGTGAAAGTTATTTTAATGGTAAAGTGATTGTCTCACAATCAAGAATTATGCATGTGAAGAATACCAATTTTTACCATGGTACTGTAATGCTTAATGATTGCCTTAGTGTATTTTGTTATTTTGAAGATTTAAAAAAAGGGATGTTGTCTATCCATGACAGTAACAAGGATAAGCTTTTCCATGTGCGGATTACTGGCACAGTCATTGGGAAAAACAAAACTTATGTTGACCCTTATGAGAAAAATACACCTACAGTGCATTAAGTCATTGTCCCAATTTATTTGGATTTAACAGGGGAAAAAATATGTTCATCAAGGGAATCCGGCTGCATCATTTTCTGAGCTTTGGCGATGCTTCAGAGTTTCTTCCTTTAAATGACCTGAATATAATCATCGGCCCCAACGGCTCAGGAAAATCCAATCTCCTTGAAGCCATTGATCTGCTTCGTAATACTCCGGATCAGTTAATGAAAATTATCCGTGAAGGGGGAGGAGTAGGAGAATGGCTCTGGAGGGGAGCAGGAGTAAAAGCCACAGCTTCCATTGATTTTGAAATAGTAAATCCCAACAGCTCCTGTAACTTCCGTCATCTGCTTTCCTTCACAGCTGTAAATCAGAGATTTGAGATTGTGGATGAAAAAATCGAAAGAATACCCCTTTCAGAAAACGGGCAGGACTCTTTACCCTATTACAGTTTTAATTCCGGCAGACCTCTTCTCAATGTGAAAGGGGAACTTCGAACCCTGCAAGCTGACAATATCAGCATTGAAAAATCCATTCTTTCCCAACGAAAAGACCCGGATCAATATCCGGAACTGACATCCCTTGCTGAAAATTATTCCCGTATCAGGCTTTACCGGGAATGGCAATTTGGTCGTCACATGATCAGCCGTATGCCGCAGAAGACAGATCTCCCCAATGACATTTTGGAGCAGGACTCCAGCAATCTCGGACTTGTTTTGAACAGACTCCGCAGGGAACCTGCCGTAAAGCACCGTTTTTTGGAGGCACTTCAGGCTCTTTATGAAGGCATCGAAGATTATGATGTGCAGATAGAAGGCGGAACTGTTCAGGTGTTTTTACAGGAAAACGGACACGCCATACCCGCAAGCCGCCTTTCAGATGGTACCCTTCGCTATCTCTCCCTTCTTGCCATTCTCTGCCATCCTTCACCACCGCCCCTCATCTGCATAGAAGAACCGGAGCTGGGACTTCACCCCGATATTCTGCCTGTCCTTGCCGAACTTCTGAAGGAAGCTTCCACTCGCTGTCAGGTGATAGTCACCACCCACTCCGATGTTCTGGTGGATGCCATGCATGATCAGCCAGAATCCCTTCTTGTCTGTGAAAAAAGTGAAAAAGGAACCCTGCTTCGCCGCCTCTGCCCTGAAGATCTTGCACCCTGGCTTGAAAAATATCGTCTTGGCGTACTATGGACACGGGGAGAAATAGGAGGGACAAGGTGGTAGGAATGAAACTCTATGTGGAAGGCGGAGGGGATACCAACCTCCTGCGTACAGCTTGCAGAAAGGGCTTTTCCGATTTCCTGAAAAAAGCGGGACTGGTTGGCTCCATGCCAAGGATTGTCGCCTGCGGAAGCCGCAGAGATGCGTTAGATGCATTCACAACCGCCATGAACAGAGGAGAAGCCGCAATGCTTCTGGTGGACAGTGAAGGTTCGGTGTCAATGCAGTACCAGAAAGGCCACCCTGAACAATGGGAACCTTGGGCACATCTTTATTCCAATAAAAAAGATCAATGGCAAAAACCAGTTAGAGCCAAAAACACGGATTGCCATCTCATGGTTCAATGTATGGAATCATGGTTTTTAACAGACAGGGATCTTCTTCAGAAATTCTACGGTCAGGGTTTCAATCCGAATGCCTTGCCATCTAAAGAAAAGCCTATTGAATCCATCTCCCCTGAAACAATTCTGCAAGCCCTTTCCGATGCAACAAAAAATTGCAAAACCAAGGCTAAATAAGGAAAGGGAGAGCATTCTTTCAAGATTCTTGCCTTGATTCATCCCAACAATATAGGAAAGGCCTCCCCTTGGGCCACAAGATTCCTTGATATATTGAGAAAGACAGGACCATGACACCCATACCTTCCTTTGACCCTGTAAACACCCCCCTTGAAGGAACCCTTCTCATGGAGGCAAGTGCCGGAACGGGCAAAACCCACACAATTGCCAGCCTTTTTGTTCGTCTTGTGATTGAGCATGGCCTGCCCGTAGAACGCATTCTTGTTGTTACCTTCACGGAGGCGGCCAGCGGCGAGCTGAAAGAAAGGATCTATGCAAGGCTTGGGGATACCCTTGCGGCTCTGGAAGAAAGGTCTTTTTCGGAAGCTTTTTCCGGAGAAATGGCCAAACGTCATGGCAACAGTCCTGAAGCAAGGCGCAGAATCCTTGCGGCCATCCGTAATTTTGACAGGGCTGCCATAGGAACCATTCATTCCTTCTGTTATCGCATGCTCCGGGAAAACCGATTTGAATCCGGTCTGCGTTTTGATGCGGAACTGCTTACGGATGCAGGGCTTCTGCGGCAGAATGCCGCCGATGATGTCTGGCGCAGGGATGTTGCTTCGCTTGATCGTGCGAAAGCAGAGATTCTAATAGAAAAACTCACTCCCGAAAGCCTAATGAATCTTGCAGCACGCTATGGGGGTGCAGATCAGCTTCTTTTACCAGAAGGCGATTTCAGAAATATTGACGAAAAAATCCTGAAACTTGAAAGCAGGATTAAGAAAATATGGACTGAAGAAGGAGATGCTCTTCGTACGCTTCTTTCTGAGAATAAATTCTTAAAACGAAATAAAGAGAATTTCCGACTGGATATACTTAACAATGATTTAATAAATCTTGAGCAGTGGATTTCAGGCCATGGCTTTTTGCCTGAAAAAGTTATCCAAAAAATGACGATGACCAATATCAGGCAAGAAACTAAAAAAGATAAACCAAGTCCGGAACATGAATTTTTTAATGTCTGCGAGGAGTGGATACTTTCTACAGACCTTGCCCGTGCTCTTTTTATTAAAAATCTGGTTCAGGCCGTACGCAAAAGGGAAGGGGAACTCAAGGAAAAAGCAGGCCTTATCACCTTTGACGATCTCCTTCTCAATCTAAGGGACGCCGTTCTTGAGGATAAGGATGGCGGCATGTGTCTTCGTATCCGGGAACTTTTCGGGGCAGCCCTCATTGATGAATTCCAGGATACAGATCCTGTACAGTATGCGGTATTTGATACCGTATTCGCCCGTGGGGGCCTGCCCCTTCTTCTCATCGGCGATCCCAAACAGGCCATTTATGCTTTCCGTGGAGCCGATGTTTTTGCCTATCTGGATGCTGCAAAAAAAAGCAGAAAACGCTATACCCTTGATTACAACTGGCGTTCCGATCCAGAACTCATTGAAGCTGTTAATCTGATTTTTCAAAAGAATCCAAATGCCTTTGTGCTGGAGGGTATGGATTTTCATCCCGTTCAAGCTGCTCCGAAAACAAGGGAAACCCTGACCGATCCGGCTGATGTCTCGCCCTTCACCTTCTGGCTTGCCCATCCTGAAAATGAAAAACCCCTTGCTTCGGGTAAACTCCTGCCCATGGCCCTTGGTGCCGTATCCGATGAAATCGTAAGGCTTCTTTCTGGTGGAAGAAAAGGAGATATCCGCATAGGTGATAAGGGTGTGGAACCCGGTGATATGGCCGTTCTGGTACGCAGCAACAGGGAAGCCCTTCAGACAAGAAACTTCCTTGCGGACAGGGGGATTCCTGCGGTAATACATGCGGACGGTAATGTTCTGGACAGTGATGAAGCCAAAGAGCTTTTACCAGTGCTTACAGCCATTCTCCATCCATGGAACAGCGGCAAAGTGAGGCGGGCTCTGGCCACAAGGATCATGGGTTTTTCCATGAAGGCTATTGATGATTTGAACCGGGATGAACCTGCCTTCAACCGGGAGAGTGCATTTTTCATGGAGTGCCGGAATCTATGGCAGGAGAAGGGCATTTTCCCCATGCTTTCCCATCTCTATGAAAAAGGCGGAGTGCTGGTGCGGTCTGCTGGTACTGGGGACGGAGAGCGGCAGGTGACCAATCTCCTTCATCTGGCAGAAATTCTCCATTCCGCTGAAGTGGATGAAAAACGGGGACCTGAAGTGCTTTTACGCTGGCTGGAGCGACAGGGGAATCCCGCCTTTCCCCGTCGTGTGGAGGCACCTTTACGCCTTGAAAGCGACGGACAGCGTGTTCGGGTGATTACAGTCCACAGATCCAAGGGTCTTGAATATCCCATTGTTTTTTGTCCTTTCATTCATAGTGCAACGGATGTGCTGGGTTCTAAAATCAACCCGGAAAAAATTATGGCCTTCCATGATCCTGAGTTGGAAAACCGGTTTTGCGTGGATTTTGGAGGCAAAGCGGATAAAGCCCGTGAAGAAGATTTAACAAGAAAGGAAGCCATGGCGGAACAGGCCCGGCTTCTTTATGTGGCCCTGACCCGAGCCAGGCACAGGGTCTATGCGGTCTGGGGTTCCATAAACATACAAGTCAAAAAAGATGTTAGGGCCTGCAACTGGATACTGCACAATTCTCTTGTCGTTCCCGATGCCGATCAGGTAAAACAGAATATGGAAGCCCTTTCAAAAAAAGATGTGCTTTCCTGCCTTCCCCTTCCTGAAGATCAGCATCTTACACTTCCCCATATGGATGAAACTTCAGAGACCCATGTCTGCTGCACAGCTCCTCATCTGCCCCTCGACCCCTTCCGTATCACAAGCTTTTCTTCCCTTGTGGCGGGAAAATATATGGACAATCCTGCGGACAGGGACGGTACTGCAAGGCTTACAAAAAAAAGCGAAGATCCGGGGGGAGATATTTTTTCTTTCCCTGCCGGGGCAAGGCCTGGCATCTTTATGCATCATCTCTTTGAAAACATAGACTTTACTCAGGAAGTCTTTCAGCTTGAACCTTCAGTCCGTAAAAGTCTGCATCTTTTCGGATATGATGAGGTCTGGATTCCAGCCCTTATGGAAATGCTTGAAAGGGTACTGTCCATGCCCTTTGGGGAAGAAGGCTTCAGGCTAAAGGAAGTGGGGCTTAAGGATCAGCTGCGGGAGCTTGATTTTTACTTTCCCCTGAATACCCTTGAGCCCGATGCCATTTCAAAATGGGTACAAAAAATTACTATGGGTGCCTGTGAACACCTGCCTGCCCAGCTGGAAAATCTTTATTTTTCCCGAAGTGCCGGATATTTAAGGGGGCTTATCGACCTTGTGTTCCGCCATAACGGGAGGTATTATCTGCTGGACTGGAAGTCCAATGATCTGGGAGCGGATTATGAAGCTTATTCCCCTGAAAACCTGAAAAGGGAAATGGCAGTTCACCTCTACACCCTGCAGTATCATCTGTATACACTGGCCCTGGACCGTTATTTAAGTATTCGCCTTGAAGATTATGATTATGAAAGGGATTTTGGCGGTGTTGCCTATGTCTTTCTCAGGGGTGTCAATCCTGAAAAAGCTCCGGGATGCGGACTTTTCTTTGAAAAACCGCCAGAGGAAAGAATTCGGGAAATGGCAGGATGGATGATGGCAGAAGGTTTGCTGAACAGCAGCCCGAATTGATTGGGAAAATCCATATATAATCCGTATATATTTACAGCAGGTCAAAAGGGAGATTTTATGTCTGAAAAAATTGCAATTATAGGTGGTGGTATTGCCGGACTTACGGCGGGATACCTTTTACATGACCTGCATGATGTTACCCTCTTTGAAAAAGACGACAGGCTTGGTGGTAATGTGTACACCCTTGATACTAAAACGGGAGAGGAAATAGACATTTCTGTTTTTTTCTGGTCTCCTTTATTATATCCAAATTTCAACAAACTTTTGAAAAAACTGGGTATAAAATTATCGACCTGGCCCATGGAAGGTCTCAGCCAGTCCTTTCATAATATGATTTCCAAACGTAATTATTACCTGAACTGCGATGTAAAGAAACCCAAAGATACATTCAGTAAAAAAAACATGAAATCTTCCATGCATCAAATGCTTGTCTTCTGGAATTATTTTAAGCTTTTAAGAATGCTTAAAAAAAATCAGCTTGAGGAGCTTACCTTTGGAGAGGCCCTGAAGTTCTGCCCCGCTCTGAAGGGGGATCTGCTGAAACTTGCTATTTTTCCAGTATGCACCATGACATCCATGCTCTGGGATGAATTGATGGAATCCCCTGCAACCTTTGCGGTTGCAAAAATTGAAAAGCAGATCGGATCACCGCTCAAGTTTGCCTCATGGCGGCTTTACCCCTGCAAGACCCGGGTTTATATTGATAAAATGGCAGATAAGTTCAGGGAAAAAATACGCCTTGAATCTTCAATCAAAACCGTGGTTCGAAACGGCCACTCCGTTGCTTTGACGATGGAAGACGGCAGGGAAGAAATCTTTGATAAGGTAATTTTTGCCTGTCCGGCTGATACAGCACTTGGCCTTTTATCCGACCCCAGCAACGAAGAAGTCCGCCTTATGTCACCCTGGCGCTATAACGATGGGCTGGTATTCGTTCATACGGACAAATCCCATTATCCGCCGGAGGATCTTTGGGGAATGTACAGTTACCTGTATACGGATGAGGACGGTAAGATAAATACATCCATCAATGCACATTACAGATTTCAGAAC is a genomic window of Desulfobotulus mexicanus containing:
- a CDS encoding DUF4276 family protein, encoding MKLYVEGGGDTNLLRTACRKGFSDFLKKAGLVGSMPRIVACGSRRDALDAFTTAMNRGEAAMLLVDSEGSVSMQYQKGHPEQWEPWAHLYSNKKDQWQKPVRAKNTDCHLMVQCMESWFLTDRDLLQKFYGQGFNPNALPSKEKPIESISPETILQALSDATKNCKTKAK
- a CDS encoding FAD-dependent oxidoreductase, translating into MSEKIAIIGGGIAGLTAGYLLHDLHDVTLFEKDDRLGGNVYTLDTKTGEEIDISVFFWSPLLYPNFNKLLKKLGIKLSTWPMEGLSQSFHNMISKRNYYLNCDVKKPKDTFSKKNMKSSMHQMLVFWNYFKLLRMLKKNQLEELTFGEALKFCPALKGDLLKLAIFPVCTMTSMLWDELMESPATFAVAKIEKQIGSPLKFASWRLYPCKTRVYIDKMADKFREKIRLESSIKTVVRNGHSVALTMEDGREEIFDKVIFACPADTALGLLSDPSNEEVRLMSPWRYNDGLVFVHTDKSHYPPEDLWGMYSYLYTDEDGKINTSINAHYRFQNGVPDDSEYIGCQHPNIGIDPDKIEFQKVFRTPVFDIKSCATIRELPSLNGQNNTYYCGSHIGYGLHEDAITSAIHVGRQLGAVWA
- a CDS encoding AAA family ATPase, which codes for MFIKGIRLHHFLSFGDASEFLPLNDLNIIIGPNGSGKSNLLEAIDLLRNTPDQLMKIIREGGGVGEWLWRGAGVKATASIDFEIVNPNSSCNFRHLLSFTAVNQRFEIVDEKIERIPLSENGQDSLPYYSFNSGRPLLNVKGELRTLQADNISIEKSILSQRKDPDQYPELTSLAENYSRIRLYREWQFGRHMISRMPQKTDLPNDILEQDSSNLGLVLNRLRREPAVKHRFLEALQALYEGIEDYDVQIEGGTVQVFLQENGHAIPASRLSDGTLRYLSLLAILCHPSPPPLICIEEPELGLHPDILPVLAELLKEASTRCQVIVTTHSDVLVDAMHDQPESLLVCEKSEKGTLLRRLCPEDLAPWLEKYRLGVLWTRGEIGGTRW
- the recB gene encoding exodeoxyribonuclease V subunit beta, coding for MTPIPSFDPVNTPLEGTLLMEASAGTGKTHTIASLFVRLVIEHGLPVERILVVTFTEAASGELKERIYARLGDTLAALEERSFSEAFSGEMAKRHGNSPEARRRILAAIRNFDRAAIGTIHSFCYRMLRENRFESGLRFDAELLTDAGLLRQNAADDVWRRDVASLDRAKAEILIEKLTPESLMNLAARYGGADQLLLPEGDFRNIDEKILKLESRIKKIWTEEGDALRTLLSENKFLKRNKENFRLDILNNDLINLEQWISGHGFLPEKVIQKMTMTNIRQETKKDKPSPEHEFFNVCEEWILSTDLARALFIKNLVQAVRKREGELKEKAGLITFDDLLLNLRDAVLEDKDGGMCLRIRELFGAALIDEFQDTDPVQYAVFDTVFARGGLPLLLIGDPKQAIYAFRGADVFAYLDAAKKSRKRYTLDYNWRSDPELIEAVNLIFQKNPNAFVLEGMDFHPVQAAPKTRETLTDPADVSPFTFWLAHPENEKPLASGKLLPMALGAVSDEIVRLLSGGRKGDIRIGDKGVEPGDMAVLVRSNREALQTRNFLADRGIPAVIHADGNVLDSDEAKELLPVLTAILHPWNSGKVRRALATRIMGFSMKAIDDLNRDEPAFNRESAFFMECRNLWQEKGIFPMLSHLYEKGGVLVRSAGTGDGERQVTNLLHLAEILHSAEVDEKRGPEVLLRWLERQGNPAFPRRVEAPLRLESDGQRVRVITVHRSKGLEYPIVFCPFIHSATDVLGSKINPEKIMAFHDPELENRFCVDFGGKADKAREEDLTRKEAMAEQARLLYVALTRARHRVYAVWGSINIQVKKDVRACNWILHNSLVVPDADQVKQNMEALSKKDVLSCLPLPEDQHLTLPHMDETSETHVCCTAPHLPLDPFRITSFSSLVAGKYMDNPADRDGTARLTKKSEDPGGDIFSFPAGARPGIFMHHLFENIDFTQEVFQLEPSVRKSLHLFGYDEVWIPALMEMLERVLSMPFGEEGFRLKEVGLKDQLRELDFYFPLNTLEPDAISKWVQKITMGACEHLPAQLENLYFSRSAGYLRGLIDLVFRHNGRYYLLDWKSNDLGADYEAYSPENLKREMAVHLYTLQYHLYTLALDRYLSIRLEDYDYERDFGGVAYVFLRGVNPEKAPGCGLFFEKPPEERIREMAGWMMAEGLLNSSPN